In Methanobacterium paludis, the following proteins share a genomic window:
- a CDS encoding alpha/beta fold hydrolase translates to MSNRNKLYTKSSVTSYDGTIIGYRQMGSGPGLIIMHGGISSSQYFMKLAMVLSDDFTVYIPDRRGRGLSGPFGDNYSLQRKVEDLDALLKKTDAHYLFGASSGALIILQSTLTLPDIHEIALYEPLLYVNKSKMNKFNATVQRYDKKISEGKWIAAMVDITKANENPPSVFYKLPDFLMAIIFTLILWIDAMRVKGDDVTIKDLMPTLKFGVQLVNETKGKLENFKDVPAEVLLLNGSKSSTLLKDSLDALNKVLPHVNRVELQGLDHDSAQNYGKPERVAHELKRFFQ, encoded by the coding sequence ATGAGTAACCGGAATAAATTGTACACAAAGAGCTCTGTAACATCTTATGACGGCACCATTATTGGTTATCGGCAAATGGGTAGTGGCCCGGGTCTTATTATCATGCACGGAGGTATAAGTTCATCTCAATACTTTATGAAGCTTGCCATGGTACTTTCCGATGATTTTACGGTATATATTCCAGACCGTCGTGGCCGTGGTTTGAGTGGACCGTTTGGCGATAACTACAGCTTACAAAGGAAAGTTGAAGATTTGGATGCTCTCCTAAAAAAAACAGATGCACACTATCTCTTCGGTGCCTCATCAGGTGCTCTTATCATATTGCAATCAACACTTACTTTGCCAGATATCCATGAAATTGCCCTCTATGAACCGCTCCTTTACGTTAACAAGTCAAAGATGAATAAATTTAACGCCACTGTACAGCGTTATGACAAGAAGATATCTGAGGGCAAATGGATTGCAGCAATGGTAGACATAACAAAAGCTAACGAAAACCCACCTTCAGTGTTTTATAAACTACCAGATTTTTTAATGGCAATAATTTTCACTCTCATATTGTGGATAGATGCCATGAGAGTCAAAGGTGATGATGTAACCATCAAAGATCTTATGCCCACACTGAAATTCGGCGTACAACTGGTCAACGAGACAAAGGGAAAACTTGAAAATTTCAAAGATGTACCTGCAGAAGTGTTACTACTCAACGGCAGCAAGAGCTCAACGTTATTGAAAGATAGCCTCGATGCTTTGAACAAAGTATTGCCACACGTTAATCGTGTTGAACTTCAAGGACTTGACCATGACTCAGCACAAAACTATGGCAAGCCAGAACGCGTCGCACACGAATTAAAACGTTTTTTCCAGTGA
- a CDS encoding metal-dependent hydrolase, which yields MPDWVTHIAAAWIICRLLRFKYTSFGPENTVLVMIGALVPDIVKFAMLFQAMGWNIWNFIEPIHLPVGSFTIAGLLSLLFHNKKTAFLMLSFGVVTHYILDLTLENVNNGIYLFYPFNWGSWQLGLTTSADYNVTAVVLALALGVYLVGRYTDKNRT from the coding sequence ATGCCAGACTGGGTAACCCACATCGCTGCAGCATGGATAATCTGCAGACTTTTACGCTTTAAATATACGAGCTTCGGACCTGAAAACACCGTGCTGGTAATGATAGGAGCTCTGGTACCGGACATTGTGAAATTTGCCATGCTGTTTCAGGCAATGGGCTGGAACATCTGGAACTTCATAGAACCCATACACCTACCTGTAGGATCCTTCACAATTGCAGGTCTGCTATCCCTGCTCTTTCACAACAAAAAAACTGCATTTCTCATGTTAAGCTTCGGAGTGGTCACCCATTACATCCTGGATTTAACCCTGGAAAATGTCAACAACGGCATCTACCTATTTTACCCATTCAACTGGGGTTCATGGCAGTTGGGCTTAACCACAAGTGCTGATTACAACGTTACAGCTGTTGTTTTGGCCCTGGCCCTTGGAGTTTATTTGGTGGGAAGATACACTGACAAAAACCGGACCTAA
- a CDS encoding SRPBCC domain-containing protein, which yields MKEIYSEIQINASASVVWGILTDFDKFGEWNPFIKEISGTLKEGSELRIFIEPPNSKGMEFKPTLKKVEMEKKIKWLGKVWIPKLIDGEHSWIINQIDDNTVLFIQKERFTGIFVPFFSKLLKNTKSGFEMMNQNLKQRAEKMMG from the coding sequence ATGAAAGAAATTTATAGTGAAATTCAGATAAATGCTTCAGCAAGTGTTGTATGGGGTATACTTACAGATTTTGATAAGTTTGGAGAATGGAACCCATTCATTAAGGAAATTTCAGGAACCCTAAAAGAAGGATCTGAACTTAGAATATTCATTGAACCTCCAAATTCAAAGGGTATGGAATTCAAACCAACTTTAAAGAAAGTTGAAATGGAAAAAAAAATTAAATGGCTTGGAAAAGTATGGATTCCAAAATTGATCGATGGAGAACATAGTTGGATTATTAATCAAATTGATGATAACACCGTTTTATTCATCCAAAAAGAAAGATTTACCGGAATATTCGTCCCATTTTTCTCTAAACTATTAAAAAATACTAAATCTGGATTTGAAATGATGAATCAAAATTTAAAACAAAGAGCAGAAAAAATGATGGGATAA
- a CDS encoding zinc ribbon-containing protein, whose translation MPYRSGQKPGRGTYVCTGCGECRDLNYDTDPLPSCDRCNNNLFTRY comes from the coding sequence ATGCCTTACAGAAGTGGACAAAAACCAGGAAGGGGCACCTACGTTTGTACGGGTTGTGGTGAATGCCGGGATCTCAACTACGATACGGACCCTTTACCTTCCTGTGATCGGTGCAACAACAATCTTTTCACGAGATATTAA
- a CDS encoding right-handed parallel beta-helix repeat-containing protein, with translation MSAYIYQNTVKNNYQTGVYSTGKLASIYYNTASYNKQNGIYSSGAKAKIAKNTARNNKLYGIYSKGKGSKVASNTASGNTKRNIKS, from the coding sequence TTGTCAGCATACATCTATCAAAATACAGTAAAAAACAACTACCAAACCGGTGTTTATTCTACAGGCAAATTAGCATCCATATACTACAACACCGCTTCTTACAACAAACAAAATGGAATATATTCTTCAGGTGCCAAGGCTAAAATTGCCAAAAACACAGCTAGGAATAATAAATTATACGGTATTTACTCAAAAGGTAAAGGATCAAAGGTGGCCAGTAACACAGCCTCGGGAAATACAAAAAGGAATATTAAAAGTTAA
- a CDS encoding right-handed parallel beta-helix repeat-containing protein: MIQILNTSKNTFVSGFYINGSLAVAADNVTITNNSIVSSTRDGILVSGANVIVSNNIINGSNLFGVKSYGDNTRIENNTINSSGEDGINSAGTNVVMKNNTIHYSKSNGINSTGNNAYLDTNTATYNTANGISSSGANVTIYNSTASYNNKSGIYSEGNKATISQDYTHYNSNGIYISGNNNSVNNSYAYSNYMNGIYVSGNNNTVTNSATYLNSYSGFNSAGQGNTFESVQSAYNSRDGIHITGEKNTVSSATLSYNTMNGIYTTGINAYLFGINATSNKQNGIYSTGNNVRIVWVSSANSNSLNGIYTTGNNAYLDYVVADKNGQNGIYSTGDSSYIYITYPVPVTTQEMEYTL; the protein is encoded by the coding sequence ATTATACAGATTTTAAACACGTCTAAAAATACATTTGTTTCTGGATTTTATATTAATGGGTCTTTAGCTGTAGCAGCAGATAATGTAACTATAACTAATAACAGCATAGTGTCTTCCACAAGAGATGGCATTTTAGTTTCAGGAGCCAATGTTATTGTTTCCAATAATATAATTAATGGCAGTAACTTATTTGGAGTGAAATCTTATGGAGACAATACACGTATTGAAAATAATACCATTAATTCCAGTGGAGAAGATGGTATAAACTCTGCTGGAACTAATGTTGTCATGAAAAATAATACCATCCACTACAGCAAGTCTAATGGAATAAATTCCACTGGAAATAATGCTTATTTGGATACTAATACTGCAACATATAACACTGCCAACGGAATCAGTTCATCCGGAGCCAACGTTACTATATATAACAGCACAGCCAGCTACAATAACAAATCCGGAATTTATTCTGAAGGGAATAAAGCCACCATATCTCAAGATTATACCCACTATAACAGTAATGGAATATACATCTCAGGAAACAATAATTCAGTTAATAACTCATATGCGTATTCCAATTATATGAATGGAATATATGTTTCAGGAAACAACAATACTGTTACCAATTCAGCTACTTATTTAAATAGTTACTCAGGTTTTAATTCTGCAGGACAGGGAAATACTTTTGAATCTGTACAGTCCGCATATAATTCCAGGGATGGTATTCATATAACTGGTGAAAAAAATACAGTATCATCTGCAACACTTAGTTACAACACCATGAATGGAATTTACACTACCGGGATCAATGCTTATTTGTTTGGTATTAATGCAACCAGCAACAAGCAGAATGGAATCTATTCTACAGGAAACAATGTCCGTATTGTATGGGTATCATCTGCTAATTCCAATTCCTTGAATGGTATTTATACTACAGGGAATAACGCTTATTTAGACTATGTTGTAGCTGATAAAAATGGACAAAACGGAATATACAGCACAGGCGATTCTTCCTATATATATATTACGTACCCAGTGCCAGTAACAACACAGGAAATGGAATATACACTGTAG